TGTTGTTGGTATTGACTTAGGAATCAACTTTCTTGTTACCACTTTTCCCTTCAAAAATTTTTGTATGCCCCCTACAAACTCTAATTGATTACCATAACGTTTATGAATGTAGCTCTTCATATATTCTTCCCAACTCTTACCTTCACCTGTAATAAGTAATACTTTTTTATTTTCCAATTCCGACAGCGTAAACCACCGCTTTTTCTCAGCAATCAGTGGTTTTATACCAAAGGGAACGAAGAATAAAGCCTTAAAGATCCGTTGCTTATTATGAGTTGATTGCGAATCTTTTATTATATGCAGGTGCTTTGAGAGTATCTAACGTATAATTATGGTTTACAATTTTCTCAATTGGCCTTTCGTGCTTATGGGAAAATCTGAATATATAAAATATTTATAAGAAGGAAAACGAATTGCTTTAAGTTCATCAGGAAAGGCTCGTTATGTGGATTCGTATAAATACTACATATAAACTACTCATTGCTCTAGGTAAACTACTGAATAACTCCATACAAACTCCAGATAGTGTCTATAGAATAAAAAATATCAAGGAGGTTAGAAAAAATGAATTTTATAAAACGCGCAATTCTAAGTATGAAAAAACGAAAGGGAACGTCATTCATTTTGTTAGGTGTCTTTTTAATTGTTACAAATTTAGTGTTGGCAGGATTTACAATTCAAAACGCATCAAAAAAGGCAGCCGAATCAGCAAGAAAAAAACTGGGCACAGATGTCACTTTGAGTTTTGATTATGATAAGGCAGAAAAAGCAAGGGGAACTGGAGGAATGCCTCATCCACCAAACCTCAATGCAAAATTAGCAAGTCAATTAGGAAAATCTCAATATGTAAAAGACTACAATTATACAGCAACTACGCTAGGCATTCCGGATGGTTTTAAATTAGTAGGATCTTTAGAAGAACAGGAAGGACCTACAGAGAAGAAGAGTATAAAAGGAGACGTAGATTGGAACTCTTCTTTTGTCATAGAAGCAATTCGTAAGATTTCTCTAGAAGAAAGTTTTAAAAATGGAAAAAGTAAAATTATTGATGGGAAACCTATTACAGAAAAGATGATAGATCAGAATGTCATTTTGATGGAAAAACGTTTAGCAGAACAAAATAAATTGAAAATAGGAGATAAGGTTAAAATTCGATCAGGCGAAGATAAGAAGAAATCTCTTGAAGCTGAAATTATTGGTATTTATGAAACAGAGAAGCAGGCATCAATAATAGGTGGAAGTGTCTCACCTATGATGGAGCCAGCTAATAAAATATATATGCCACACTCTACTTTAAAAAAATTAGAAGCAGGGCAAAAGGCCAGTAGCTCCGTGATGCAAGCTGTGTATTATTTGAAAGACCCAAAAGACATTGATGCATTTAGACAAGAAGCAAAACAATCGGATATTGATTTTAATTATTTTAAGTTAGATGCAAATGACGCTTTGTACAAAAAAATGATAAATCCTATTGAAAATATTTCTTCTATCTCTCAAATGATTATCTATATTGTATCTATTGCGAGTGCTATTATTTTGGGGTTAATTATTATGTTATCGATTAAAGCACGTCGTAAGGAAATGGGGATTCTATTGTCTATTGGAGAGAAAAAATGGAAACTAATAGCGCAGTTCATAGTAGAAGTAGCATGTGTTGCTATTTTAGCATTTGGATTATCCATAACAACAGGATCTAAAGTTTCGCAATTAATGGGAGATATTTTGCTCTCAAATGAAATCGCTACAGCAAGCGGAGAAGAAGATGAAAATGATAAGACAATATTTGTTGGAGCTGATGGTTCTGTACAAGAGACCAAAAAAGCAGACCCAGTTGATAAAATTGATGTAAATGTAACAGGAGAGGATTTAGGGAAAATGGGGGGGATTGGATTAACTATTGCTATATTAGCAACTATACTTCCAGCCTTATCAATTCTACGTTTAAACCCGAAACAAATCCTGTTAAAAGATGAATAAGGAGGATCAGCATGGAGACAATTTTACTATTTAAGAACTTAACTTATTATTATGAAAGTGACGAAAAAAGAGTAACGATATTAGATAATGTTACTTTTTCTTTTCAAGCAGGGCATTTTTACACAATCTTAGGGCCGTCTGGATCTGGTAAAACCACAGCGCTTAGTTTAGGCTGTGGTTTGGATACACCAAAAAGTGGCTATGTACTATATAGGGGGAGGGACATTCAAAAGATTGGTTTGGATCGATACCGTAATCAATATGTATCCGTGATTTTTCAATCCTATAACTTACTTACCTATATGACCGCTCTTCAAAATGTACTAACGGCAATGGAAATTACAGGTGTTAAGGTGCAAAATAAAAGGAAAAGGGCATTAGAATTGTTAGAAAAGGTAGGCCTTACAGAAGCAGAGGTGAATCGTAATGTTCTGCAATTAAGTGGTGGACAACAGCAACGCGTAGCAATTGCTCGAGCACTATCTTGCAATGTAGAGTTACTTATTGCTGATGAACCAACAGGGAACCTTGATGAAGAGACAGCACAAGAAGTGATTCGATTGTTTCAGGAGCTTGCTCATCAAGAGAATAAATGTGTTATTGTTGTAACACATTCACGAGAAGTGGCAGAACAATCGGATCGAACCATTTACTTACGCCAGAAGAGATTAGTAGTAAAAGATATTAATAATCCTTAAAAAATAGGGAGCTGTCCCAAAAGCGGTTATTTTTTTGATTTTCTTCCTCAAACGAGCATTTTTTCTGCCTGTTTGAGGAAGTTGTGGGCTATGGCAATCATCCAAAACTCAACCGTCCTTAATTTGTTGGAATGTATGCTGGATATTTTGTTGAAGTTTCTCTTCTATAGTTATCTGTTGCTTTTCTCCATACGAAAGAATATTTATCTTTCATTCGTTCTGAACAAATGCGATTAATCGTTCGAAAATCCGGCATTTGTTGCCTAGATCGCTACACCATTGGTAAGTGTTCTCGTAATGATTTGGCAATATCACGGCAAGAATAGATTTTTTGCGTATATGCATAGAGAATCACTTTTGTCATCATTTTCGGGTGGTAGGAACTACGGCCACCCCCTTGATAACGAGAAAAGAATAGATTATCATTGACTTGTTCTACCATCTCATGGATTATGATTTTCGGGAATTAAATCGCTATAATCCA
The window above is part of the Bacillus cytotoxicus NVH 391-98 genome. Proteins encoded here:
- a CDS encoding ABC transporter permease, giving the protein MNFIKRAILSMKKRKGTSFILLGVFLIVTNLVLAGFTIQNASKKAAESARKKLGTDVTLSFDYDKAEKARGTGGMPHPPNLNAKLASQLGKSQYVKDYNYTATTLGIPDGFKLVGSLEEQEGPTEKKSIKGDVDWNSSFVIEAIRKISLEESFKNGKSKIIDGKPITEKMIDQNVILMEKRLAEQNKLKIGDKVKIRSGEDKKKSLEAEIIGIYETEKQASIIGGSVSPMMEPANKIYMPHSTLKKLEAGQKASSSVMQAVYYLKDPKDIDAFRQEAKQSDIDFNYFKLDANDALYKKMINPIENISSISQMIIYIVSIASAIILGLIIMLSIKARRKEMGILLSIGEKKWKLIAQFIVEVACVAILAFGLSITTGSKVSQLMGDILLSNEIATASGEEDENDKTIFVGADGSVQETKKADPVDKIDVNVTGEDLGKMGGIGLTIAILATILPALSILRLNPKQILLKDE
- a CDS encoding ABC transporter ATP-binding protein, giving the protein METILLFKNLTYYYESDEKRVTILDNVTFSFQAGHFYTILGPSGSGKTTALSLGCGLDTPKSGYVLYRGRDIQKIGLDRYRNQYVSVIFQSYNLLTYMTALQNVLTAMEITGVKVQNKRKRALELLEKVGLTEAEVNRNVLQLSGGQQQRVAIARALSCNVELLIADEPTGNLDEETAQEVIRLFQELAHQENKCVIVVTHSREVAEQSDRTIYLRQKRLVVKDINNP
- a CDS encoding transposase; the encoded protein is MVEQVNDNLFFSRYQGGGRSSYHPKMMTKVILYAYTQKIYSCRDIAKSLREHLPMV